The following proteins are encoded in a genomic region of Cryptomeria japonica chromosome 11, Sugi_1.0, whole genome shotgun sequence:
- the LOC131062288 gene encoding small ribosomal subunit protein uS8z/uS8w, producing the protein MVRISVLNDALRSMYNAEKRGKRQVMIRPSSKVIIKFLQVMQKHGYIGEFELVDDHRSGKIVVELNGRLNKCGVISPRFDVGVKEIESWTARLLPSRQFGFIVLTTSAGIMDHDEARRKNVGGKVLGFFY; encoded by the exons ATGGTGAGGATTAGTGTTTTGAATGACGCTCTTAGGAGCATGTATAATGCGGAAAAACGTGGGAAGCGCCAGGTGATGATTAGGCCATCATCAAAAGTCATCATTAAGTTTCTCCAAGTCATGCAAAAACATG GCTATATTGGAGAATTTGAGCTTGTTGATGATCATAGATCTGGGAAAATTGTTGTGGAGCTCAATGGAAGGCTTAATAAATGTGGTGTGATAAGTCCTCGTTTTGATGTTGGGGTCAAAGAAATTGAATCCTGGACTGCAAGATTGCTTCCATCACGACAG TTTGGATTCATTGTCCTGACAACATCTGCTGGCATCATGGACCATGATGAGGCTAGGAGAAAGAACGTCGGTGGGAAAGTGTTGGGATTTTTTTACTAG